In one window of Primulina tabacum isolate GXHZ01 chromosome 8, ASM2559414v2, whole genome shotgun sequence DNA:
- the LOC142553234 gene encoding uncharacterized protein LOC142553234 isoform X1, whose amino-acid sequence MVSEALRRSFMDFQLSCTSHLPWIWVMETLARSSQVDISLLLDLVEKTQELSDDLSRNTREIVSLRILENVVFRRASTSPISSTSCSKIDLNPSERCEDVLRKILLETSASNLLSSGPDRLKWNLESFLVQKRASFTKFALQQLKVSILKGSHPVVASLKKHSDLQVGDPPEHGVSIDDVNCGIVPTHEGSEAHTQYGAANVLSNSPALPHENGLLHRNAPIEHLLLASRNGSGTFKDAGGKFCHDEMAMNNGCETCLKGAKKYKHDESTGIRQYSKAHSCPLEKIDYVGCMGKNRLSTDNECGPSKGLVGDNEVLRVVPNDKADEEQERHSINETEGENKGILELKTTNQAMYTDEQTNNINVSNCGAPEEDFDHFCDSGYSEGRTDITIRRNAFLSSQCTYSQDSFATSDCREVKLCVKCNKGGKLLVCSSTSCPLAVHVHCLGSAMKSDTVESFYCPSCAYSRAIKQYEEAKEKTSSALKGLIAFYCFGACRESKKQLVTSNQIELDEVVEENNEVIHRNFLEGRKNCQSKKNVEDKLAEPSALNSGDSLPSQGKPIESTNEMLLTMDELDHGVKKMAQDYQYPQDRGKNHMDALVVYQLPHENLSGQDPERSDRCDRYMKIRSKKGGLCPKTESSRKRTCSLSIKSIDAEEMFDKENESACASKYFVSSPPSIHLSRRMRRPWTSAEEETLKEGVRRHFSPEDKNISWKTILEFGAGIFQRGRTAMDLKDKWRNISKADPNS is encoded by the exons ATGGTTTCCGAAGCTTTGAGACGGTCTTTTATGGATTTCCAGCTTTCGTGTACGTCACATTTGCCATGGATATGGGTCATGGAGACACTAGCACGCTCCAGTCAAGTTGATATATCTCTTTTACTTG ATTTGGTTGAGAAGACCCAAGAATTATCTGATGATCTTAGTAGAAATACAAGGGAAATTGTGTCTTTGAGAATTTTGGAGAATGTTGTGTTTAGGAGAGCAAGTACTAGTCCGATCTCTTCCACGTCGTGTTCAAAAATTGATTTGAACCCATCTGAACGTTGTGAAGATGTCCTTCGGAAAATATTACTCGAG ACATCTGCTTCAAATCTGTTATCTTCTGGACCAGATAGGTTGAAGTGGAACCTGGAGTCCTTTTTAGTGCAAAAAAGAGCTAGCTTTACTAAATTTGCATTACAACAG CTTAAAGTTTCAATTCTTAAAGGAAGTCATCCTGTTGTTGCATCCCTGAAAAAACATAGTGATTTGCAAGTTGGGGATCCACCTGAACATGGAGTCTCCATCGATGATGTTAATTGTGGCATTGTGCCTACACACGAAGGAAGTGAGGCACATACTCAATATGGTGCAGCCAATGTCTTATCGAATTCGCCTGCATTGCCTCATGAAAATGGCCTTTTACACAGAAATGCACCCATTGAACACTTATTACTGGCTAGTAGAAATGGAAGTGGCACTTTTAAAGATGCAGGAGGAAAGTTCTGTCACGATGAAATGGCAATGAATAATGGTTGTGAAACCTGCTTAAAAGGGGCCAAAAAGTATAAGCATGATGAATCCACTGGAATTCGGCAGTATAGTAAAGCACATAGCTGCCCCTTGGAAAAAATAGATTATGTTGGATGCATGGGGAAAAATCGACTTTCAACAGACAATGAATGTGGTCCATCGAAGGGGCTTGTTGGTGATAATGAAGTTTTACGTGTAGTGCCAAATGACAAGGCTGATGAGGAACAGGAACGACATAGCATCAATGAAACTGAAGGCGAAAATAAAGGTATACTGGAGCTCAAAACTACTAATCAAGCCATGTATACAGATGAACAAACTAATAATATAAATGTCTCAAATTGTGGTGCACCTGAAGAAGATTTTGATCATTTTTGTGACAGTGGGTATAGTGAAGGGAGGACTGATATTACAATAAGGAGAAATGCTTTCTTGAGCTCTCAATGCACATATAGCCAAGATTCCTTTGCAACATCTGATTGTCGAGAGGTAAAGCTTTGTGTGAAGTGTAACAAGGGCGGAAAACTATTGGTGTGTAGTTCTACCTCTTGTCCTTTAGCGGTTCATGTGCATTGTCTAGGTTCTGCCATGAAATCTGACACGGTGGAGAGTTTTTATTGCCCATCTTGTGCATATTCTCGAGCAATCAAACAGTATGAGGAAGCCAAGGAAAAAACTTCATCGGCATTAAAAGGTTTGATAGCCTTCTACTGCTTTGGGGCCTGTAGAGAATCAAAGAAACAGCTTGTAACGTCGAATCAAATAGAACTGGATGAAGttgtggaagaaaataatgAAGTGATCCATAGAAATTTCTTAGAAGGGCGCAAAAACTGTCAGAGCAAGAAAAATGTGGAAGACAAACTGGCAGAACCTTCAGCATTAAACTCTGGTGACTCTCTCCCCTCACAAGGAAAACCTATAGAATCAACCAATGAAATGCTTCTCACTATGGATGAACTTGACCATGGCGTGAAAAAGATGGCACAAGACTACCAATATCCCCAGGATCGAGGAAAAAACCATATGGACGCACTGGTGGTTTATCAATTACCACATGAAAATTTATCCGGACAGGACCCAGAGAGAAGCGATAGGTGTGatagatacatgaaaataagatcgAAAAAGGGTGGGTTATGTCCAAAAACAGAATCATCACGAAAACGAACATGCTCATTATCTATTAAATCTATTGATGCAGAAGAAATGTTTGACAAAGAAAATGAGAGTGCTTGTGCTTCAAAATACTTCGTAAG CTCACCTCCATCAATTCATCTATCTAGGCGGATGAGACGCCCATGGACAAGTGCAGAAGAAGAGACACTAAAG GAGGGGGTTCGAAGGCATTTTAGTCCCGAGGATAAAAATATCTCGTGGAAGACAATATTGGAATTTGGAGCCGGTATCTTCCAGAGAGGCCGTACTGCAATGGACCTCAAAGATAAATGGAGGAATATCAGCAAAGCAGATCCAAATTCCTAA
- the LOC142553234 gene encoding uncharacterized protein LOC142553234 isoform X2, with protein MVSEALRRSFMDFQLSCTSHLPWIWVMETLARSSQVDISLLLDLVEKTQELSDDLSRNTREIVSLRILENVVFRRASTSPISSTSCSKIDLNPSERCEDVLRKILLETSASNLLSSGPDRLKWNLESFLVQKRASFTKFALQQLKVSILKGSHPVVASLKKHSDLQVGDPPEHGVSIDDVNCGIVPTHEGSEAHTQYGAANVLSNSPALPHENGLLHRNAPIEHLLLASRNGSGTFKDAGGKFCHDEMAMNNGCETCLKGAKKYKHDESTGIRQYSKAHSCPLEKIDYVGCMGKNRLSTDNECGPSKGLVGDNEVLRVVPNDKADEEQERHSINETEGENKGILELKTTNQAMYTDEQTNNINVSNCGAPEEDFDHFCDSGYSEGRTDITIRRNAFLSSQCTYSQDSFATSDCREVKLCVKCNKGGKLLVCSSTSCPLAVHVHCLGSAMKSDTVESFYCPSCAYSRAIKQYEEAKEKTSSALKGLIAFYCFGACRESKKQLVTSNQIELDEVVEENNEVIHRNFLEGRKNCQSKKNVEDKLAEPSALNSGDSLPSQGKPIESTNEMLLTMDELDHGVKKMAQDYQYPQDRGKNHMDALVVYQLPHENLSGQDPERSDRCDRYMKIRSKKGGLCPKTESSRKRTCSLSIKSIDAEEMFDKENESACASKYFVSSPPSIHLSRRMRRPWTSAEEETLKFSAQM; from the exons ATGGTTTCCGAAGCTTTGAGACGGTCTTTTATGGATTTCCAGCTTTCGTGTACGTCACATTTGCCATGGATATGGGTCATGGAGACACTAGCACGCTCCAGTCAAGTTGATATATCTCTTTTACTTG ATTTGGTTGAGAAGACCCAAGAATTATCTGATGATCTTAGTAGAAATACAAGGGAAATTGTGTCTTTGAGAATTTTGGAGAATGTTGTGTTTAGGAGAGCAAGTACTAGTCCGATCTCTTCCACGTCGTGTTCAAAAATTGATTTGAACCCATCTGAACGTTGTGAAGATGTCCTTCGGAAAATATTACTCGAG ACATCTGCTTCAAATCTGTTATCTTCTGGACCAGATAGGTTGAAGTGGAACCTGGAGTCCTTTTTAGTGCAAAAAAGAGCTAGCTTTACTAAATTTGCATTACAACAG CTTAAAGTTTCAATTCTTAAAGGAAGTCATCCTGTTGTTGCATCCCTGAAAAAACATAGTGATTTGCAAGTTGGGGATCCACCTGAACATGGAGTCTCCATCGATGATGTTAATTGTGGCATTGTGCCTACACACGAAGGAAGTGAGGCACATACTCAATATGGTGCAGCCAATGTCTTATCGAATTCGCCTGCATTGCCTCATGAAAATGGCCTTTTACACAGAAATGCACCCATTGAACACTTATTACTGGCTAGTAGAAATGGAAGTGGCACTTTTAAAGATGCAGGAGGAAAGTTCTGTCACGATGAAATGGCAATGAATAATGGTTGTGAAACCTGCTTAAAAGGGGCCAAAAAGTATAAGCATGATGAATCCACTGGAATTCGGCAGTATAGTAAAGCACATAGCTGCCCCTTGGAAAAAATAGATTATGTTGGATGCATGGGGAAAAATCGACTTTCAACAGACAATGAATGTGGTCCATCGAAGGGGCTTGTTGGTGATAATGAAGTTTTACGTGTAGTGCCAAATGACAAGGCTGATGAGGAACAGGAACGACATAGCATCAATGAAACTGAAGGCGAAAATAAAGGTATACTGGAGCTCAAAACTACTAATCAAGCCATGTATACAGATGAACAAACTAATAATATAAATGTCTCAAATTGTGGTGCACCTGAAGAAGATTTTGATCATTTTTGTGACAGTGGGTATAGTGAAGGGAGGACTGATATTACAATAAGGAGAAATGCTTTCTTGAGCTCTCAATGCACATATAGCCAAGATTCCTTTGCAACATCTGATTGTCGAGAGGTAAAGCTTTGTGTGAAGTGTAACAAGGGCGGAAAACTATTGGTGTGTAGTTCTACCTCTTGTCCTTTAGCGGTTCATGTGCATTGTCTAGGTTCTGCCATGAAATCTGACACGGTGGAGAGTTTTTATTGCCCATCTTGTGCATATTCTCGAGCAATCAAACAGTATGAGGAAGCCAAGGAAAAAACTTCATCGGCATTAAAAGGTTTGATAGCCTTCTACTGCTTTGGGGCCTGTAGAGAATCAAAGAAACAGCTTGTAACGTCGAATCAAATAGAACTGGATGAAGttgtggaagaaaataatgAAGTGATCCATAGAAATTTCTTAGAAGGGCGCAAAAACTGTCAGAGCAAGAAAAATGTGGAAGACAAACTGGCAGAACCTTCAGCATTAAACTCTGGTGACTCTCTCCCCTCACAAGGAAAACCTATAGAATCAACCAATGAAATGCTTCTCACTATGGATGAACTTGACCATGGCGTGAAAAAGATGGCACAAGACTACCAATATCCCCAGGATCGAGGAAAAAACCATATGGACGCACTGGTGGTTTATCAATTACCACATGAAAATTTATCCGGACAGGACCCAGAGAGAAGCGATAGGTGTGatagatacatgaaaataagatcgAAAAAGGGTGGGTTATGTCCAAAAACAGAATCATCACGAAAACGAACATGCTCATTATCTATTAAATCTATTGATGCAGAAGAAATGTTTGACAAAGAAAATGAGAGTGCTTGTGCTTCAAAATACTTCGTAAG CTCACCTCCATCAATTCATCTATCTAGGCGGATGAGACGCCCATGGACAAGTGCAGAAGAAGAGACACTAAAG TTCTCAGCTCAAATGTAA